ATTGTACCTACAGATCAAACATTTTTCAGTATTTTCCTTGTTTGTTTACTTGGTCATATCATACATGTTGGTTAATACATACTGATAATGATGTATTAAAATCTTGACAATGACACCAATGTTTTAAAACCTTGCTCTCAAGAGAGAAATGTGCAAGGAAGAATTTCACCTAAGAATAACTCTCTATGCAAGATATGATGGATATCATTCCCCAAAACATGACAAAACACCAATtccaggaagaaaaaaaaattggtacCTTAAAACCTGATTGAAACTTAAAAAGAGTGTTACCAACACATAAGGCTAAAGTCTGATTGGTCTTAATGCGATTATATTAGTTCATAACTTCATATATGTCTAGAAGTTAAAACATGCTAGCATTTACTACATAAgctgaataaaatataaaattgacAAAAAAACAAAGGCAATGTTGGTGCATCAAGCTATTTCTATCACCTGCGAATAACCATCATATATCCACTATCCACTTATTTAGATGTCATTCCCTATTTATATCTACATAACTTTAAAGTGGATATATTTACAAATACTGAATGGTTGACATGGCTGATGGGGTCTACCATAGTTTATGCATCAAAAAGTGAAAATCGACTCAAACATGCAGTATAGGTGACAAGTTGTTTGTGTATTATCCTATTACAAGCCCTCATTAAATATCATATGCCTTACTGTGAAAGGCATTGAACAGGGATCTAAGTAATGACCAAATAATGTAAAGAATCAAGTATCAAGTAGAAGAATGTACTTTgaagtttgaagtttgaacagTCACAAAGCACTAACCCTCAGATTCTTCAGATCAATATCAAATAGCTCCTTAAGGGCAGGTCTTTGCACTTTAATCACCACTTCTTGGCCATTCAAACTTGCACGATGCACCTGACCTGACAATGCAAGAGGAAGTGTATCATACGTTTTCATACCACTTattctacatgaatagattccttgCTTATTAGATGAAAATTGATTACCAAGACTTGCAGCAGCTATTGGCTCATAATCAAATCGATcaaaaatatcatccaaagaagctCCAAGTTCTTCTTCAATTATTGAGATGGCAGTTTCTGAAGGGAATGGTGGAACTTGGTCCTGCGTAATGCATAGATAGGTTTAGCCACTTGATATGAAGCACTGAAAATTCTTGTAATTCCACAGATTTAAACACCGAGCAAAGGCACAGTAACATATTGATATAACTGAAAGTAGCAGAATATTATCTGCATATATAGCGACACCAAAACATGTCATAGCCCTCTCTTAGAGGTcagtcacaaaaaaaaaaactgtacaTTACTAGATAATTTGGTACTTCTATAACTAATACTGGGCTCCATACGGAAATTGCAAAATTAAATAAGCTCATAATTAATAAACTGAAAGTAACAAAGATAATGGCCAGAGTTGAACAAAATCAATCAAAAATAAATTGTAACAACACAAGCTCATTGGGATGAGCCAAATTGAAAACAATCAGCTTATTCTGACCAAAAAAGCCAATTCCATTGGATTGAGGCATAGAATCCCATCCAACGTGGCTGCAGACATACTCAGACATGATGAAAAGAGATTTAAAAAGGGAGACCATCTTACTGTGGTGTTTCCAGTGAGATGCACCTATGTACAAGAGAGGGAGGGTGGTAGAGAGAGGGTGGTGAACGCAGGTGAGTGGCATGTTAAAAGATGGAAAATCTTTTTGAGTTTCATTTTGAAGTAATTTGGGAAGTTCAATAATGTGATTGTTAACAATAAAAGTATAATCAAGGAAATATACACAATGCTCTACAAGgtcaaaattaaaaaatgaacccaaaacaaaagaaacaaacaTATGTGTGGTATATTTTTTTTCCCCTTCACTTGACAAGCATTGTAATCTATCACAAGCAATTTGTTGATGTTGAATTACAACATAAGTCAATTTAATAAAGCAACAGTACCTGAGAAACTAGATATCACCTACCACAGCTTTGTTTATAAATGGGATAATTAATCCATCCTTCACTACAAAAGGGgggaaaatattttatgatatatgCAACAGAAGTTTGCAATGACCACTTGACTTCACTTTCTATATATCTTGCTTACATCCAACTGTTAACACTGTGTTGCAGGGGATTTAGAACCCCAGAAACAAAACCTCCTCACTAACAAAAGTATGCATTGCGAAAAGGTAAGTATGGTATTATCCaaggtatgcagtaccgaatggtaccgcccgatacgggcggtacgtaccggtccgatggtatactggtacgcggaccactcggtatgccctggtgtaccactcaatacgccctgatgtaccgctcgatacactgATACTGTATCGTACCAAGCCCGGGtcaaaacgtcggtacggtacggtacggtgaacCTTGGTATTATCCAATATCCACTATTTCTTTAGTCTAAATTTCTACATAAAGCTATAAAAGAATTGTAAAGTATATGAATGCTAATAACTCCATATCCATTCATGATTGAAAAAATCAAGAACAAAGCAAATTCATGACCATAAATTTGTCTACAGTCAAATATATGAGAGCAGATTACTCTAGTGGGCAATTAGAAACTTGACCTGAAGTTCAGACAATTGATCCACATACTCCTGTGGAAGAATATCCACCCTTGTGGAGAACTGTTGACCTGTTTTAATGAATGTGGGACCTAACCTCAGGATACTTTCCTTTAACCATTTAGCAAGGGCTTTTCGCCTTGAAACCTTTTTCTCCTCAGTCATTCCTCCTGCACATTGTCAAGACATAAATCTTAACATCCAAAAAACAGATGGTGTGTCATAATAACCTgatatcttttaatgtatgatccTCAACACTCCTGTTTTACATGAATGCACCTACCAAAAAGTAGTGCTAAGTATTAAGTGAATTAACTGACAATGACTTGTAAAATtaaataacattaaaaaaatatttataattgttACACTTACACAATAATTTAGAGTGGAGATTCATTAAAGTTCAACTTCATTTTGATTATGCCCTTGATTGATGTGTCTTCTTATGGGCTATAATATCTGAAATCATGCATATATGATTGAAGCTGGCTGTCCTTAATGGGACATAGGCATGCCTCGAGGTTCCATGTAGGTGCTAGCTATAACCAATCTAAAGAACATAGATCTCGAAGACATGGAAGGTGCTAAACACCAATCATGTAGCTGGATTAAAGATAGAACATCTTAGGGTTGGAAGAACAAAAGTAGGAAAAAGGtttattgatttaattcatcaatATTTATGAATATCCTGGTTCATCTGTTATTTAGTATAGACAAGAAAAAGCTTTTCATCATGAATTACCACTTCAATAAACAATGCTTCGATGATCAAGGCACCAATTCACACCTTTTTAAAAAAATGGCACTGGCACAAGGCTCCTTCTACCCTAGAAGAGTATAGGGAGGGTCAATTTATGCAGTTTCACCATTACAACCAGACAAGCTCTTCCTGTGACTTAAACCAGCCCCTATAAACAACCCCATCTTTTGCTAGGCCATTATTAGACTGTATAAGTTGCTCAAAGAGCCAAATCTGTATTTACAATAACAAAAGAATTGATTTATCATGAGAGATTGGATGACTGCAAGATGATTCTAACATAAGATTCAGAAATTTACCTCGGTAAGAGAACTTCTGGTTGTTAAGCCAAGActtaaaaagaaatgcaaaaacaAAGCCCCATATTTCCAAGGTTCTTTGAATTGTAGAATAAGTTCTGAACCTATTCCAACGCCCTCCAGGAGTAACAGAGACCTGCAAGTGTGAGCAAATCATCAAGAATTGATAaacacaaaaaattttaattgatatgttaatttttaaaaattttaattagaagCTAACATCCAAAAAGGTACAGATgtgaagagagaaaaagaaatgtAATTCAATCATTAATTAAGTGCAAATATGCATAATTTGAttgtaatattaaaaaaaatcatgttagcCTATGAAGTTTATGATTGTTTCCTTTGAATACATATTGCCATAAATCTACTGACACCAACTTTCCCCCGAAGATTAAAATGCACCCAGTCATGTAAAAGTTTCATTACAGTATCAAATAGAAAAAGGAAATGTTATTGATGAAGTAAAAACATATAATGATAAGTTGAtgttttcttttctataaattttTAAGTAAGAAGTATTTTGAAAATGTTGCCAACTAAGAACTTTCCATCATTATACTTGTCATGTTGATCAGAAGTTATATATAGCAGTAAGTCGAATTATCAAATGTTAGTTGGTGATTTCCTTCAGAGCATTCAAAAGGTTTTCTTCACAGCATGACCTGCAAATGGACCATGTATAAGAAGACTCAAAATACTTCAGCATTTTTTAAGAATTCAAATTATACTCATAGGCTCATAGCACATTTAACATATGCCACGATAATGCATTGCAGCTTGACAGATTACATGAGATTGACCATAGATATTCAGAAGTAGAAAGTTCTATACCACCTCATAAAGCTGGCCCATTATACATATAATATACCTCTTGACATCAGACAAATTAACTACATGTATGTCTACCACTCAACAGTAAAAATTAGAAAACCTAGTAGAAGTAGCTTCTGCATAGACATTCATTCTAATTCGCACTTTTTCAGATCTCCTTAAAATAACTTGTTATTTCTGTAGCTCAGAAGTTTTTTAAATCTAAGATTTGGGTGGCTAACAACTTTATTGAAGCTCTCAAATACAGCCCCAAGAATCATTATGGATACATATTAATTAGATGGTTATTGTTCTGCAATAAGATATAAAGATGTAACTAGAAGTCTATAAGGCCTCTTATATATTATCctctcttttttattattttttgtggCATTGAGCTATGTGGTCTTTGGAACCACCAAGTTACAGTTGATGGGGTTTATGACATTTATAAGCATGTAACATCtttatatatttcaaaatttcaagAAGGTATAGGTGAGTCAAATTACTTCTTTAGTATCCCAGCAAAAGCCATGGTCCCAAAATCCATTTGTTTGAACACCAGATGACCTTTATGTTCTttcattttagatttttcattATTTATCATTCGTATCTATTTAAATGAAACCACCACATTGATGTATTTTTTCATTCCTGCCTATACCCTTCCACACATGCCTTCTTTTCTGAATGGTTGTTCTTTCATCTCACCTTGGAGCCTGACATTTAAGATTCAACGAGCCATAGCCTGGTCTTGGTAAAAGATGAGATTGtatttattattaagaaaaaCCACAACATGAGGTTTCATTAATAAGTGAGGGTGAAGAATCATCTCAATTCACTCAATCAATATGATATAGCAGGGTATATGTATGAGAATTGGTGGGGCCCCGTATGTAAACaattgaaaatgaaatttaacttcTATATAATCTCCTAACATCAAAAATAAAGTTATTAATATTAAGTAACTAATGCTAAAGAAATCATTAACCACAAATAACATTCAGATGGTTCAATATATTATACAGATGTATTTAGATTTTCTCTTCACAGCAACAATGACAAGCTTTTATTCCTCATTATGTTAGAAATAAACTATCTAGAAATATTCTTATAATATACaaacatacatgtatacatatattatatccTTCCATGTTGATGACTCTTTAGGTTTCAAACTTAGTTTACAccataataaaataaaacaagGTTCAATTACTTAAAACCTTCACCTGCAAAATCTATGCCAGATGGTACTCCAAAACACTGAAATTATGTTTAGAAACTTTAGTAACATAAATTCCAGCTTAAAGCCCAGTTATAAAGTAAAAGAAAATTGTTGTATTCACAAGCAGTCATAAAATTATGTTTTTCTTCCTAAATACAAACATGAACCCTTCAGATGATGTAGTCTAATTGTATGAAAGACCAGCAAGAAAAATTGAGGTCGCAGACATCTTTGAAGCACAATAGTGGGACTAAACTTTCTCCCAACTCACTACTTAAGCCATTAAACCCGCCTATCTTGAAACTCACATAGCAACACTTTTTTGTATAATTCTCTGGGAATCTGATTTCAAGAAGTCTGAGAGCCACAAAGCATTAAATATCATGTAAGCAAATTAATGGCACAATAACATATGCCAGCCAGCATGAGCAGGTTGAGTCATAAAGCTATTAGTGACCTGTAAATGAAATTGGATAATTTGAATATGTCATCGGTTTATATAATTACTTGATTCAGCACTAGTAGGACACAGTTTTCTCCTGTTCACACCACTAGTGACCAACACATCATCTAGATTGCCTCTTTTACGTGTATGTAACTATAATCCTCTGTCTATGCACCATGTCAAGGAGATGGATATCCTAAACTTTTACTTGTCCAGAGTAAAGGATGATTTTATTTCCTCCATCTCCACAGTTTATGTTATCCATATACAAATATGCAGAGTCTGGGCGTAAACCTACATTCCAAATTTGAAATCTCTGAAAATGAATTTATATTGATTCACTAGCAGGTCCACCTGCAGCAACTGAGAAAACGACTTCTTCTGTACGTGAGCATAAACCATTGCACTAGAATGAGCTAAGGTGATGATTCATTAAATACTTCGATTTCAATAAATTTACAAAACCACTAATGAAAGTGGTACGTACCTGCGGTTGTTCTCCACCCTTTTTGAACCAAGCATCCTCTTTTCCTATATCTTCAACCCTCTTTTTCCTCTTCGCCTCCTCAAAAACATCATCCACTTCCTTCGCTACCGCTCCATTCCCATCAGTGTACACCAAACTCGCACTGCCATTACTTGCCTCATTCCCATTAAGTATCACCTCGATTTTCCCATTCGCACTCCCGTTAACTACTTCCCTGAACCCGTATCCGCTGCCGCCACCGTTCCCATTCCCGTTCCCCACATACCTATCCAAGTCCCTGGAGACCTCAGTGACTGAAATTCTCTCATTGGAACCCGACTGAACAACGACTCGAGACGAGAGCCTCCGCAGTCGACGACTCTGCAACCGGCAGTACCCGGGAAGAGGGTGGAGGCGGCCGGCGGTGGGGCGGAGGAAGAGAAGGTCTTGGAGGATCCGCGGAGCAGATGAGAGAGAAGCTGACATCGATATACTGGTCGATGGATCTTTAGGGATTTGGTAGATCGCGTCGGCGGCAGGGGGCGAAGAGAAAGTGCCTCGGAGGAGACGGAAGAGTCGAGAAGCAGGAGAAGCACAAAGGTTGGTAGACAGCGGAGGTTGGAATCGGGCCACGTGGAAGAATGAGAGACAGGAAGTGCCTATGTCGCGTGCTCCTCGTTGGTTGCCGGATGACGCCTCGATGACCACAAAATTTCTTGTTTAAGAGAGACTCTGTTTCGCGAAACCCCAACGCTTCCCCTCACGGGAACCATGCGGGACCCAATGCGGGTCCCAACATATGGTGCATTAACCTACGAGAAAAGCAAATGCGACATTTTTTATATAGTTGGTTTGTTTCTTCTGTTGTTTGTGGTCGAGCGCGCATCCAACTTATACCGAGTTCAATTaccctgtaatgtacgaaaagtcCCTTCATAATCGCTCAGCCAATGCCTCTAACTTGAACTTATACTGAGTTCAATTACTCATCGTCAATTTCTCATGGGGTTTCATTGATACTTAGGCCTGGGTATGGCATTACTCTCATTGAAGACATGGATTTCACGCATAAGTGGGAGATCACTCATTATAACaatcatatcatcatcatatgaAAGGTTATGTATGGATAAGTGAATCAGTACATGTAAGTAATAATTGCTTCTCACTTTATTTATCATCATCCTATCCGACTATTTAATATAGAAGGGATCAACGCTGCCCATCCTTCTTCCATATCTTTCGTCTTTCACGACGCCGCCCATCATGACGCATTCCTACTGCTTGCACTCGTATCCTTTTGCTCCAGTTTTCTTGCTCTGGCATTCCATCCTCAAACACTACCATGCCATAACCCACACCCTCTGAACAGAGGAGAAGTTAAGCAGGTGGAGAACACATGAGCCCACACTCCAGAGAGTCCATCCAACCCAATGCAATCAAGAGAGAGAAGCACGTCTGTCTCAGCTAGCCTCGTGAACCAACCTTACATCAAGTGCCTGATAtaatacatcctctcctctaaaggACATAATGTCTCATTAAGTGGTTGTCAGTCTTTGAAGGACACACACATGGGACAAAAATCTTCCCCATCCCTGTCTCTCCCACAATGCATGCATGTATGACATCCAGTCACTGTTGGCGAATGTGATGATCAAAAGCTCAATCATGAAGCTGACAAAAATAAAGATGATACATTCATTTTTGGTAGTATCTACTTAGAGGCACCGGACCTAATCCAAGAAACCTGCAGCATTTCCTGCAATGCTGTCCAATATCTCTACTGCTCTCTCCTCCTAAGCTGGTTGGTAGTAGCACTTCAGTTGTGGATCGGAGGCTTCCTGTTGGCAGGAGAGTAGTCCATTCCTGCTATGTCTACGACGTCCGGGTAGGTCTGAGGTTGCCTTGAAACAGGCGGGGCCTTGTGGAGGTCGTCTTGGCTTCCGGTATCGTTCTGTGAATGGCCATGAGATGATGAGCAAAGAGGATGCAGGATCTACTGTTCGATGCTAACTAGAACACCAACCTTGGAAGTGGCCATCGCATCGGTCATGAGTTTCCTAGTCTTTCCTGCATCAACAGATAAGGAAGAACCTATCTCAGAGTCATGAAGTCTGTCCACGGACTTCATCAGAAAGACACAACTATTTTACAGTGTTCTCTCGGAAAAAACTTATTTTCATCAGAAAATAAAACTACATGTTTATGGTCAAGCTTCTTTTATGACGTTCAAATACAGAAAACAAAAGGAAAGCGAGAAGATTTGTGGAAGAGCGTGCATGAAGAATAATTTCAATGGTGCTCAGGCATGTGATTCCTAGGTCCAAGGTAATCTTCATGAAACCCTGGAAGCCTTTGATGGACTTCTCTAACATTGCTTATGGATCTCCTCTCCTTCACACTACCTGAACAATCCCCATGGCATCCACGTAGAAGCGCTCCTTCTTTCATCAAGCTCTTTTCTTCCTGGTATCAGCATGCAGTACAACAGTATTAGTGACCCGGAAGAAACCAACAAGTGTGGCCACTGTAGACGCAGTACTATCAAGAAGCTATCTACTGACATGCAGTTGGTTGCGTAAGGAAGCCACTGATTCTTCTTCCAACAATCTGATCCCTGAACGAGAGGAACAAATCAAAAACGAATACCTTATGGATTTAAATGATCAGCGATAAGGCCTTGAAGGTACCTGTAGTCCTGTTAGCTGCGAGGAGAACCAGAAAAAGGAGAAACATCACTGACACGATAGGCTTCATTGGAAGGAGCTTCTAATCCTAGAAAGACTACGATAGGAGAGATGTGTTTCACCTCCTCTATGcaagatgtggaaggagagaaaaTGGCAAGGAATGAGTGTGCAAACCTTTCTGACagtgctaatatatatatataagctattGGACCTGATCATCACTGTTCCATACCACGGACTATAGATGTTTGAAAGTCCAAAATCCAAGATATGTCTCGGCAAATAAATTATTGTGACTGACAATTCTGGTTTATGCCATGTTATCTTATTCTATGTTGTAACTGTCACTCATTGAGGAAGGATGTTCCCCAAATATTTGGACCTTGTTCATGTTTGGTCTTCTTATTACAAACATGCTTTTACTAGTCAGATCACAAGGTCTCTTAGACACTGTTCATAAGAGCAACTGGTTTGCTATTCCACATTACATGAAATCAAAACATGTACTTGCTACATAATGTCATAAGATTCTGCAACATACTGTCACGTACGCTTTAATCTGAAAAGATGGTGCacccacgaatttaatttaatgaGGAAGATCTACAAAACCTTGGATCAAGATTTTAATTACCTCCTGCTCCTTGTTAGGTGGGCAAACTTGGTTTCAAGCACTGGATCTTATGCTTGAACATTTAGTTAGTACATGCCCAGCGGAGGTTCCCAATGGTTCCATATCTTGGATACGGTGGGAACGAGGAAGAGCGAGAGGTCAACCACTGGTTTTATTGTGTGAAGTATGAAAGGAGAGATGAAGAGGTGGTGGGGGAGGAGGCCACGCCGGTGTCCATATCGAGGAGGGGCCCCGGAAGGGAGGATGGAGGTGCAGGAGAGGCGCCACGTGTTCAGAGGATGGTCACGATGCATGTCTGTGCTTTGGGTGGCACCGAGACAGCGGTGGTGGCGACCATGTTGGGGATGGAAAATTGCAGCTCCTCTTACGATACAATGACAGCCATTCTTTCCTCTTCCTTCATCTTAATGAATCACATTATAATATAACAAAATAAGCTCAATCATCTTTGGGCTACGATCGATCAATCAATCTATCATCCAGGTTAATGGTTAGTATATGAAGGTTCTTTTCCCGGATGTCAGGAGTTTGATTACTCAGCGAAGCCATACACCCAATTATCTCGAATTGATTATATGGATCTCTTGTCACTCTTTAGAGAAAATATATGATGAATTAAATCAAAAGTATTTGAGTTTTCATCTATAGTTTCTAATAAGATCCTTTAAGGTTTTCCTATTAGGAACAGTAATTGTTTCCTCCATCTATTGAATCATACTTACCCAAATGCCGCAGAATTTCTACACTTATTATACTTTTTTGAGTGAAATAAATGctacaaaattatatattttcctCAAAGGTACATCAATCGCCAACATAATTCTATGGGGCACAATATAATGTTGTGAATGGAGACATTTCATGAACTATTTCATGATTAAAAAGTCACAACAAGATTTAGAATTATCTGAAATTAACTCGAACAAGAAATCATCTAAAATTACATTTCAGCGGAACATATCCATGTTTTATACCTAAAATTAAGAACCATAATGTAACTATCTTGCCGACAACAACAAGATTATGATGGGTTTTCTCTGCGAGACAAGCCCTCTTGCTCTCCGAGAACGAAAGGACTGGATGAAGGGATTTGCCTGTCCGAATCTGCCGACATGCCAGGCTTTTGAGGATGGAAATATGGGCTTTCATCTCACCGTGCCGTCCATCTCCTCCTCGTGTGCATGCATGGAGTCAAAGATTCTCCTTTCGAGATCCTTCATCCCTAGCTATCTCCTTGCAACCAAGTACTACTCGACCGTGAAAGTCCCAAAAAGGTTTCAAGAGCTCCCACGCCCGAGTTCCGATGTCTTGGGCATGCTCGAAACAAGTCTTCGATGTCATTCGGACACCTTGTGCTCCAGTGTCCGAGTATGCTTTTGCTTTTAGATGGCTTCGGTTGGTGTTCCCTCCATGAGTTACAAGTTTCCATGTGTACGTGCATGGGAGTGTTCAAATCCCTGTCTTCCTCTCAGGAATGGATCGTAGCATACGTTAAGGACTACATGATATGGTGAGAAACAGCTTGCTGATCCATGTCATGCTCTTCAGCTTTCCAAGATAAATACGTTGCAAAAACAAAGCGATCTACGGAAACAGTGTGTCATTCAAATGGCTAACAAGATTGTTTTCATTTGATAGTCTCACTATCAAGTTGAAGATGGGATGGATGTACCATCCAAGCAGACAAAGTAACAATCTTTAGAAATTTGAACACACGGTTTCTTCAACGGTGAACCAAATGCCAAGAGACGAATAGATTTGAAGCAGCGGAAAACATGCTTGTCGGGGGCATGTTTGATCTTGGATGTTCATGTCCGATTCAATGATATCGACTCATGTTTCTGCGTCTTTTGATCACAAAACACAGCAACGCTACTTACTGTTTATCATCGACAAAACAAATGGTGGTGTGTCATCACAGGAT
This genomic stretch from Musa acuminata AAA Group cultivar baxijiao chromosome BXJ3-9, Cavendish_Baxijiao_AAA, whole genome shotgun sequence harbors:
- the LOC103997386 gene encoding uncharacterized protein LOC103997386, with the translated sequence MKPIVSVMFLLFLVLLAANRTTGIRLLEEESVASLRNQLHEEKSLMKEGALLRGCHGDCSGKTRKLMTDAMATSKNDTGSQDDLHKAPPVSRQPQTYPDVVDIAGMDYSPANRKPPIHN